In Helianthus annuus cultivar XRQ/B chromosome 8, HanXRQr2.0-SUNRISE, whole genome shotgun sequence, a single genomic region encodes these proteins:
- the LOC110870772 gene encoding low-temperature-induced cysteine proteinase, with protein MSKWLKLCGICNKRKSNAKLIKLGSRISIPREQDFRQHGALPEVQDQGHIPTCWAFGPLAAIEAAYQLITGKLLKFSEQEIVNHYWSAASKREKRLMRNIGYYSELTFEYLISKGKISLAADYPYKTAFGKCKRLDARKLVDPLVRGYIQVPNDEVALQIAVATQPVTVALEIDEVYNNYNPEVYSYIS; from the coding sequence ATGTCAAAGTGGCTTAAGTTGTGTGGGATTTGCAACAAGCGCAAAAGCAATGCAAAGTTGATTAAACTGGGGTCAAGGATTTCTATTCCACGTGAGCAAGATTTTAGGCAACATGGAGCACTACCAGAAGTGCAAGATCAGGGACATATACCTACTTGCTGGGCATTCGGGCCTTTGGCTGCTATTGAGGCAGCTTACCAACTAATTACAGGGAAGCtactaaaattttcagaacaagaAATCGTGAACCACTATTGGTCAGCAGCGAGCAAACGTGAGAAACGCTTAATGAGAAACATAGGATATTATTCTGAGCTAACGTTTGAGTATCTTATAAGTAAAGGAAAAATTTCACTGGCTGCCGATTACCCGTATAAAACAGCGTTTGGGAAATGCAAGAGGCTAGATGCTAGAAAACTTGTGGATCCTCTAGTACGAGGGTACATTCAAGTTCCGAATGATGAAGTTGCACTTCAGATTGCAGTGGCCACTCAACCGGTCACCGTTGCGCTTGAAATTGATGAGGTGTACAACAATTACAATCCAGAGGTATATTCTTACATTAGTTAG